Proteins encoded together in one Pontiella desulfatans window:
- a CDS encoding BNR-4 repeat-containing protein: MCKKFLLFLFMLVLFTGGTVQAVDISWNNTSGDKNWFNPANWSLGVFPTTNHTAYINMIPGPVITAAGATAKQVIVGSDDSTGALTVDGGILYTTEDISLAEGTTGAANATLTIENGTVTVQGSLFAGNAAGGGTSTINLNGGTLDIVDGKYYIGYLANNDATINMTGGTINGRAIWLGNAANGSGNLNLTGGTIDCGGIIMRKNGADADWSYTGGIAKFRNNHKVKIQDYIRDEWITTDASNQLVVDFNVTNPSYTTVVLTDITGTYNYWNNTSGDQNWHTDSNWSLGEVPTTAHTAYINMTPGPVITAAGATAKRVIVGSGDSTGAVTVVSGTLYTTEYISLAEGTSGAANATLTIDDGTVTVQEALFAGNAAGGGTVTINLNGGTLDVVDVKYYIGNLATNDVTFNMTGGTLTGRGLWIGMTAGGDVDFNMTGGTIDSGGITMRQGGSTANWAFLDGTVIFNGNIEDKMQGYIDDGWITTGLDEMVFVSYSRILLKTILEVGPYAFTPTPADGSSAAYTTSQLQWSLPSPLEGGATVTCDVFFGTGATPTTQVVNKQSVTSVSISPSTDTDYNWYIKVYDSSISTTVPYITSDVFSFYVQDVGDDYFDTSGFNRPLTLTPQHPPAHYFNGKTYIVYQGMNSMDPVICSYNHSTKQWKGPVKVGTNPLSDNDNHGRPVLVVSDDGHIHVMFGGHGGTSALAGSNSYGGYSSGENIHVRSNLSEDIGSSSDWTRVNPAPGGDNTGDISVYGTYSQPVKVANGDIYFFNRHGSHVSDWTYQMSTNNGVTWDSEVRILAHTSVETWYAYFAKRRHSDTIIDCQYNYHPGGSGGDKQNLYYMSFDTSDGQWRNAAGVNLNSMMPLNKADSDAYTLVFDSNPDDLDESDPNYTQVSVGIVRTSPAGNPHMVAQFGNKSQCWSWTGSSWTDQWFFTGGWNGGENEMDFICLSDTRFKAVVSGRYGAEVAIWDIDTVAGTQIKTDILGYNAEYEYFNGSIPTDYHDDAWVLFYENTDPVGSDQQTRKMFLWGDHGFIVRPVPDYGFAAWSNSHVLAEGALGDDDKDGLSNLYEYGMGGDPTNGFVDGNLPVLGFVGSGLVYSYAQRTDDSNLVYYIETKEDLVDGPGWTNAGYAVVSTNVTGSVFDVVTNSIPTTATQQFIRLIIE; encoded by the coding sequence ATGTGTAAAAAGTTTTTATTGTTTTTGTTTATGCTGGTGCTTTTTACCGGCGGCACTGTCCAGGCTGTTGATATTTCCTGGAACAATACCAGTGGAGATAAGAACTGGTTTAATCCAGCTAACTGGAGCCTTGGCGTATTTCCTACTACTAACCATACTGCTTATATCAACATGATACCAGGTCCTGTCATCACCGCAGCAGGTGCTACAGCCAAGCAGGTAATTGTTGGCTCAGACGATTCAACCGGTGCTCTGACAGTTGACGGCGGCATTCTATACACTACCGAGGACATTTCTCTGGCTGAGGGTACTACAGGTGCTGCAAATGCAACCCTTACTATTGAAAACGGTACCGTGACAGTCCAGGGATCGCTGTTTGCAGGAAACGCAGCTGGGGGCGGTACATCTACTATTAACCTCAATGGCGGAACGCTGGATATTGTCGATGGTAAGTATTACATCGGTTATCTCGCCAACAACGACGCAACGATTAATATGACCGGTGGTACTATAAATGGTAGAGCGATCTGGCTTGGAAATGCTGCTAATGGAAGCGGTAACCTCAACTTGACCGGCGGCACCATTGATTGTGGTGGTATCATAATGAGGAAGAATGGCGCTGACGCCGATTGGTCCTACACTGGTGGTATTGCAAAGTTCCGTAATAATCATAAAGTCAAGATCCAGGATTACATTAGAGATGAATGGATCACAACCGATGCATCTAATCAACTGGTAGTGGATTTCAATGTCACAAATCCCAGCTATACAACGGTTGTTCTTACAGACATAACAGGCACATATAACTACTGGAACAATACCAGTGGAGATCAGAACTGGCATACAGATTCGAACTGGAGCCTTGGCGAAGTTCCTACTACTGCCCATACTGCTTATATCAACATGACACCAGGTCCTGTTATCACCGCAGCAGGCGCTACAGCCAAGCGGGTAATTGTTGGCTCAGGTGACTCAACCGGTGCTGTGACAGTTGTCAGCGGCACTCTATACACTACCGAGTATATTTCTCTGGCTGAGGGTACCTCAGGCGCTGCAAATGCAACCCTTACTATTGATGACGGTACTGTGACAGTTCAGGAAGCGCTGTTTGCAGGAAACGCAGCTGGGGGCGGTACAGTTACTATTAACCTCAATGGCGGAACGCTGGATGTTGTTGATGTAAAGTATTACATAGGTAATCTCGCCACCAACGACGTGACATTTAACATGACAGGCGGAACGCTGACGGGTAGAGGCCTTTGGATTGGTATGACTGCTGGCGGAGATGTTGATTTCAATATGACCGGCGGTACGATCGACAGTGGCGGTATAACGATGAGACAGGGCGGCTCTACAGCTAATTGGGCGTTCCTGGACGGCACAGTAATATTCAACGGTAATATAGAAGACAAGATGCAGGGATACATTGACGATGGATGGATTACTACTGGTCTTGATGAAATGGTTTTCGTTTCGTATAGCAGAATATTACTCAAAACCATATTGGAAGTAGGACCATATGCATTTACTCCAACTCCTGCAGATGGGTCAAGTGCTGCCTATACTACCAGCCAGCTTCAATGGTCATTACCGTCTCCGCTCGAAGGTGGCGCAACAGTAACCTGTGATGTATTCTTTGGTACTGGCGCTACACCAACCACCCAGGTTGTCAACAAGCAGAGCGTTACCTCCGTATCGATATCTCCATCAACTGATACAGATTACAATTGGTACATCAAGGTTTACGACAGCAGTATTAGCACAACAGTTCCGTATATCACGTCTGACGTATTCTCATTCTATGTACAAGACGTCGGAGATGATTATTTTGACACGTCTGGTTTTAACAGGCCGCTGACATTAACTCCTCAGCATCCGCCGGCCCACTATTTCAATGGTAAGACCTATATTGTTTACCAGGGCATGAATAGTATGGATCCGGTTATCTGCAGTTACAACCATTCTACAAAACAGTGGAAAGGCCCCGTAAAGGTCGGTACAAATCCGCTGTCTGACAATGACAACCATGGCAGACCTGTACTGGTCGTTAGTGACGACGGTCATATCCATGTAATGTTTGGTGGTCATGGTGGTACATCAGCTCTTGCCGGCAGCAACAGTTATGGCGGTTACAGCTCTGGTGAGAATATCCATGTCAGATCTAATCTGTCTGAAGATATTGGTAGCAGCAGTGATTGGACACGGGTGAACCCGGCACCAGGCGGTGACAATACAGGTGACATTTCTGTATATGGCACCTATTCGCAGCCTGTCAAAGTTGCTAATGGTGACATCTACTTCTTTAACAGGCACGGTTCGCATGTAAGTGACTGGACTTACCAGATGTCTACCAATAACGGTGTTACATGGGACTCGGAAGTTAGAATTTTGGCTCATACGAGTGTCGAAACATGGTATGCCTACTTTGCAAAGAGAAGACACAGCGATACTATCATTGACTGTCAGTACAACTACCATCCAGGCGGATCCGGTGGCGACAAGCAGAATCTTTACTATATGTCTTTCGATACCTCTGATGGCCAATGGAGAAATGCTGCAGGCGTTAATTTGAACTCGATGATGCCGTTGAATAAAGCAGATTCAGACGCTTATACATTGGTCTTTGACTCTAACCCGGATGATCTTGATGAAAGTGACCCTAATTACACTCAGGTCAGTGTGGGCATTGTCAGGACTTCCCCAGCGGGTAATCCGCATATGGTAGCCCAGTTCGGCAACAAATCACAGTGTTGGAGCTGGACTGGTTCAAGCTGGACAGACCAGTGGTTTTTCACCGGTGGCTGGAATGGCGGTGAGAATGAGATGGACTTTATTTGCCTGTCAGATACCAGATTCAAGGCCGTAGTCAGCGGAAGATACGGTGCGGAAGTTGCTATATGGGACATTGACACAGTTGCAGGCACTCAGATTAAGACCGATATCTTAGGGTATAACGCGGAATACGAGTACTTTAACGGCTCGATCCCGACAGATTATCACGATGACGCCTGGGTGCTTTTCTATGAAAATACTGATCCAGTTGGAAGCGATCAGCAAACGCGTAAGATGTTCCTATGGGGCGATCACGGATTTATCGTAAGGCCGGTGCCCGACTACGGGTTTGCTGCCTGGTCCAACAGCCATGTTTTAGCTGAAGGGGCGTTGGGCGACGACGATAAAGACGGGCTCTCGAACCTTTATGAATACGGCATGGGAGGCGACCCAACGAACGGATTCGTCGACGGAAACCTTCCCGTATTGGGATTCGTCGGGTCTGGACTTGTGTATAGTTATGCACAGCGCACAGACGACTCCAATCTGGTTTACTATATCGAAACCAAAGAAGATCTGGTCGACGGGCCGGGCTGGACCAACGCAGGCTACGCGGTCGTGTCTACCAACGTCACCGGGAGCGTATTCGATGTTGTCACAAATTCCATTCCGACCACCGCGACACAACAGTTCATTCGGCTGATCATTGAGTAG
- a CDS encoding arylsulfatase, translating to MVGKIIMLGGFVALLGISSIADKPNIVLIMVDDMGYSDIGCYGSEIHTPNIDALAKSGVRFSRFYNGSRCCPTRASLMTGLHSHLTGIGHMTESPNVIKNNAGEEVPNYQGFMNRECVTIAEALKPAGYATLMAGKWHLGQNNQDRWPLQRGFEKFYGCIAGATRFFHPEEPRQMTSGNETDTEMKSTTDRPFYTTDAFTDHAIRFIQEEQQGQDRPFFLYLAYTAPHWPHQAHEQDIDKYRGKYMIGWDKLREQRYQRQIELGLIDPKWALSPRAEKVPAWDTLTAAKQKEMDLRMAVYAAMIDRVDQNVGKLMKALDGQGKAENTLVLFLSDNGACAEGAVLGRGKIMNPEKRNQEHANNYGEAWANASSTPFRLYKHYTHEGGAATPFLMHWPARIQPVEQWYEAPTQLIDIMPTLLELADADYPNNFHGNTIHPLRGVSLAPAFDGVPISRSAPMFSEHENNAFIMDGKWKLVGRGVAEPAGPNKERWELYDLEADRTELNNLAGSQPGRVANMAKAWKAWADEDKVYPKPASKKKKKK from the coding sequence ATGGTTGGAAAAATAATAATGCTGGGAGGTTTTGTTGCGTTATTGGGAATCTCATCGATCGCTGATAAACCGAATATTGTTCTGATCATGGTCGATGATATGGGCTATTCCGACATCGGCTGTTATGGCAGTGAAATCCATACGCCGAATATTGATGCGTTGGCCAAAAGCGGCGTCCGCTTCTCGCGGTTCTACAACGGTTCCCGCTGTTGCCCGACCCGCGCCAGCTTGATGACCGGTCTGCACTCGCACTTGACGGGCATCGGCCATATGACCGAGTCGCCGAATGTGATAAAAAACAACGCGGGTGAGGAGGTTCCGAATTACCAAGGTTTTATGAATCGTGAATGTGTGACGATTGCGGAAGCGTTGAAACCCGCGGGCTATGCGACGCTGATGGCTGGTAAATGGCATCTTGGACAAAATAATCAGGACCGCTGGCCGCTGCAACGTGGCTTCGAAAAGTTTTATGGCTGCATCGCCGGTGCAACGCGCTTCTTTCATCCGGAAGAACCGCGTCAAATGACTTCGGGCAATGAAACCGATACCGAGATGAAGAGCACCACGGATCGTCCATTCTACACCACGGACGCGTTCACGGATCATGCGATCCGCTTCATCCAGGAAGAACAGCAGGGACAAGACCGCCCGTTCTTTCTCTATCTCGCCTACACCGCGCCGCACTGGCCGCATCAGGCACACGAGCAGGATATCGATAAATACCGCGGCAAATACATGATCGGCTGGGATAAACTCCGGGAACAACGCTATCAACGCCAGATTGAATTGGGCCTGATTGATCCCAAGTGGGCACTTTCGCCACGCGCGGAAAAGGTTCCGGCCTGGGATACGCTCACTGCGGCGAAGCAGAAGGAAATGGACCTGCGCATGGCGGTTTATGCGGCCATGATCGATCGGGTGGACCAGAATGTCGGCAAACTGATGAAGGCGTTGGACGGGCAGGGTAAAGCCGAAAACACGCTGGTGCTGTTTCTTTCGGATAACGGGGCCTGTGCTGAAGGCGCGGTACTCGGACGCGGCAAGATCATGAATCCCGAAAAGCGGAATCAGGAACATGCAAATAATTATGGCGAAGCCTGGGCGAATGCATCCAGCACACCCTTTCGACTTTATAAACACTACACGCACGAGGGCGGGGCGGCCACGCCCTTTTTAATGCATTGGCCAGCGCGCATCCAACCCGTGGAACAATGGTATGAAGCGCCCACACAGTTGATCGATATCATGCCGACGTTACTTGAACTGGCCGATGCGGACTATCCAAATAATTTCCATGGGAATACCATTCATCCCTTGCGCGGCGTTTCGCTTGCACCTGCATTCGATGGTGTGCCAATTTCCCGTTCCGCCCCGATGTTTTCCGAGCATGAAAATAATGCGTTTATCATGGATGGAAAATGGAAGCTGGTCGGCCGGGGTGTGGCCGAGCCTGCGGGACCGAATAAGGAGCGTTGGGAACTTTACGATCTCGAGGCCGACCGCACCGAACTCAACAACCTCGCAGGCTCACAACCCGGGCGCGTTGCGAACATGGCAAAGGCCTGGAAGGCGTGGGCCGACGAAGACAAGGTTTATCCCAAACCCGCTTCGAAAAAGAAAAAGAAGAAGTAA
- a CDS encoding transposase → MPGERREDIFENDGDRKIFLKTLGEVCERTGWKVCAYVLMPNHIHMVLETPEANLVGGDEMVSGYVHEAVQRAK, encoded by the coding sequence GTGCCGGGGGAACGCCGGGAGGATATTTTTGAGAACGACGGCGACAGGAAAATCTTTCTGAAGACTCTTGGGGAGGTATGCGAGCGGACGGGCTGGAAGGTATGCGCGTACGTTTTGATGCCCAACCATATTCATATGGTGCTGGAGACGCCGGAAGCAAACCTGGTTGGCGGGGATGAAATGGTTTCAGGGTACGTACACGAAGCGGTACAACGCGCAAAATAA
- a CDS encoding sulfatase family protein has protein sequence MKVLILIIGFCAVLAQAAQKPNLVFMIADDCTHRDIGCYGGQAYTPHIDAVAQEGMRFTHCFQTAPMCSPTRHTIYTGQYPVKSGAYPNHTYVDAGTPSIVQYLRDLGYRVAQSGKTHVAPNSVFAWEKIPGGKNPEFDKVDAFMADCKSKSEPFCLLLCSNEPHTPWNKGDASRYPPEKIKLPPYFVDTPETREGMSRYLAEVTYYDSQVGEAVQLLEKNGLANNTLLIVVSEQGSSMPFAKWTCYDNGLQSAFIARWPGKIKPGSVNPAMIEYVDILPTFIEVAGGEPAPVLDGESLLPVFEGKQEHKKYVYGEMTTRGINRGSKYFGIRSVRSERFKYIWNFTPEAEFKNVCTVSKEFRSWEARADAGDERAKKLVQAYTFRPEVELYDIGNDPLEMNNLAGNPEHKTVMAELRAELERWMAHCGDEGQETEMKALERMEKKVNQKTSKKNK, from the coding sequence ATGAAGGTTTTAATACTCATTATCGGTTTTTGTGCCGTACTCGCACAAGCCGCTCAAAAGCCGAATCTGGTCTTTATGATTGCCGACGACTGCACGCACCGTGACATCGGTTGCTATGGGGGACAGGCTTACACCCCCCATATTGATGCGGTGGCACAAGAGGGTATGCGGTTTACCCACTGCTTCCAGACGGCGCCGATGTGTTCGCCGACGCGCCATACTATTTATACGGGGCAGTATCCCGTTAAAAGCGGCGCCTATCCGAATCACACGTATGTGGATGCCGGAACCCCGAGCATCGTCCAATATCTGAGAGACTTAGGTTACCGGGTAGCGCAGAGCGGCAAGACCCATGTGGCACCCAACTCCGTTTTTGCCTGGGAAAAAATACCGGGTGGCAAAAATCCGGAGTTCGATAAAGTCGATGCATTCATGGCCGACTGCAAATCTAAGTCAGAACCGTTCTGTCTGCTCCTTTGTTCGAATGAGCCGCATACTCCTTGGAATAAGGGCGATGCCTCTCGCTATCCGCCTGAGAAGATCAAGCTGCCGCCGTATTTCGTGGATACGCCGGAAACGCGTGAAGGAATGTCGCGCTATCTGGCCGAAGTCACCTACTACGATTCGCAAGTGGGTGAAGCGGTCCAACTATTGGAAAAGAATGGACTCGCAAATAACACTCTGCTGATTGTGGTCAGTGAGCAGGGCAGTTCGATGCCGTTTGCCAAATGGACCTGCTACGACAACGGGTTGCAGTCGGCTTTTATCGCCCGCTGGCCGGGTAAGATTAAGCCCGGCTCTGTGAATCCGGCCATGATCGAATATGTTGATATCCTGCCGACCTTTATCGAAGTTGCGGGCGGTGAGCCCGCTCCGGTGCTGGATGGCGAAAGCCTGCTGCCGGTCTTCGAGGGGAAGCAGGAGCATAAGAAGTATGTCTATGGCGAAATGACCACCCGCGGCATCAATAGGGGCTCCAAATACTTTGGCATCCGCTCGGTGCGGTCGGAGCGCTTTAAATATATCTGGAACTTTACGCCAGAGGCCGAATTCAAAAACGTATGCACCGTATCGAAGGAATTCCGGAGTTGGGAAGCCAGAGCCGACGCAGGTGATGAGCGGGCGAAGAAGTTGGTTCAGGCCTATACGTTCCGTCCGGAGGTCGAACTGTATGACATCGGCAACGATCCGCTCGAAATGAACAATTTGGCCGGCAATCCCGAACACAAAACGGTTATGGCCGAACTGCGCGCGGAACTGGAGCGGTGGATGGCGCATTGTGGCGATGAAGGACAGGAGACTGAAATGAAAGCGCTTGAACGCATGGAAAAAAAGGTAAATCAGAAAACCTCCAAGAAAAATAAATAA
- a CDS encoding sulfatase family protein: MRMYTKILFALVYVSSAFGADKPNIVIYLADDHGRAESSVYGSSDVRTPMMASLAKDGLVFDNAFVASPACGPSRSALLSGLMPARNGAEENHQKPRPETQIMVKQLKAAGYEVAAFGKVAHNDYASMVGFDANISKKIGLAENVDKFLHQRKSDKPLCLMVGDRRPHVPWTRQMDYDPAKLTLPSWFIDTPETREHWARYLTDITGMDAEMEKVDAVVRNHFGNNDCLFIYTADHGGQWPFGKWNLYDHGTQVPLIIRWPGHVSAGARTEAMVSWIDIFPTLLDLVGGTAPDGIDGKSFADVLLGKSDHHRDLIYTTTTADGAMNVYPIRSVRTERFKYIRNINADCYHSNHSDILRKDRAGGYWDSWDAAAKKDPKAKAIIAKYYQRPAIEFFDLEKDPNEQVNLAGNPEYKKQIEKMAGRVDEWMKKQGDTVQMQRDPYPLSGPTPHEVQQKTQNRK, encoded by the coding sequence ATGCGTATGTATACCAAAATTCTTTTTGCACTAGTGTATGTCTCGTCGGCATTCGGAGCGGATAAGCCCAACATTGTTATTTATCTGGCGGATGATCATGGGCGGGCGGAATCTTCCGTTTATGGAAGTTCCGATGTTCGGACGCCGATGATGGCGTCTTTGGCGAAGGACGGTTTGGTGTTCGACAACGCGTTTGTGGCATCGCCCGCCTGCGGGCCGAGCCGATCGGCCCTGCTGAGTGGCCTGATGCCAGCCCGCAACGGAGCCGAGGAAAACCACCAAAAGCCACGGCCGGAAACACAGATTATGGTCAAGCAGCTGAAAGCTGCAGGGTATGAAGTAGCGGCCTTCGGAAAGGTGGCCCACAACGACTATGCATCGATGGTGGGCTTCGACGCTAACATTTCAAAAAAGATCGGGCTGGCTGAAAACGTTGATAAATTCCTCCACCAACGGAAATCCGACAAGCCGCTTTGTCTGATGGTGGGTGATCGACGACCGCATGTGCCGTGGACCAGGCAGATGGACTATGATCCAGCTAAACTTACTTTACCTTCCTGGTTTATAGATACGCCGGAAACTCGCGAGCATTGGGCGCGCTATTTGACCGATATCACCGGAATGGACGCTGAAATGGAAAAGGTCGATGCGGTGGTGCGCAATCATTTTGGCAATAATGACTGCCTGTTTATCTACACCGCAGACCACGGAGGGCAATGGCCGTTCGGGAAATGGAACCTCTACGACCACGGCACCCAGGTTCCACTGATTATCCGTTGGCCAGGGCATGTGTCTGCAGGAGCACGAACGGAGGCCATGGTTAGCTGGATCGATATTTTCCCGACGCTCCTCGATCTGGTCGGCGGAACGGCGCCCGACGGCATCGATGGCAAATCGTTCGCCGATGTGCTGCTGGGCAAGTCGGACCACCATCGTGATCTGATCTACACCACGACGACCGCCGATGGGGCCATGAACGTCTATCCGATCCGCAGCGTGCGCACGGAGCGGTTCAAATACATCCGCAACATCAATGCGGATTGTTACCACTCCAACCATTCTGATATTCTCCGTAAGGACAGGGCGGGGGGCTACTGGGACTCGTGGGACGCAGCCGCAAAGAAAGATCCTAAGGCCAAGGCCATCATCGCCAAATATTACCAGCGTCCGGCTATTGAATTCTTTGATCTTGAAAAAGATCCTAATGAACAGGTGAATCTGGCGGGCAATCCGGAGTATAAAAAACAGATCGAAAAAATGGCGGGTAGGGTGGATGAATGGATGAAGAAACAGGGCGATACCGTACAAATGCAGCGCGATCCTTATCCCCTGAGCGGCCCGACTCCGCATGAGGTTCAGCAAAAAACTCAAAATAGGAAATAA